Within the Vagococcus carniphilus genome, the region TGGCGTATCAAAATGGTGAAACGACATTAGCTGCTTATGTGAAAACAAGACCTGTATTTACAGAAGTTGAACCCATAAGACGTGCAATCTTATTAGCAAAAGAAACAGGTTGTCGCATTCATATTTGTCATATTGCTTGTCCAGAAGGTGTTGAAGAAGTAACAAAAGCTAGAAACGAAGGCGTTGATGTTACTTGTGAGACTTGTACCCATTATCTTTATTTTGAAACGGATGAACTTGATTCGATAGGACCAATCGTTAAGTGTTCTCCTCCTATTAGAGATAAAAAGGCACAAAATGGTTTGTGGGAGAAAGTAAATCAGGAAGAAATAGCATTTGTTACGTCTGATCATTCTCCTTGTACACCTGACTTAAAAGATAAAGAAAATGCATTTGAAGCTTGGGGCGGTATTTCAGGCGTTCAAAATAATGTAGATGTTTTATTTGATGAAGCTGTTCAAAAAAGAGGTATGTCACTCTCACAATTTGCTAAACTAATAGCAACGAATCCTGCTAAGCGATTTAATTTAGAGGAAAAAGGTTGTATCGCAATAGGAAAAGATGCTGATTTTGTTTTTATATCTCCAAATAATCCTTATACTTTGAAAGCAGAAGATTTAGCTTATCGAAATAAAATTAGTCCTTATGTTGGACGCACAATTGGTGCTCAGATTGAACGAACTATTTTAAGAGGTCAGACCATTTATTCAAAAGAAAATGGTATTTCAACTAAACGAATCGGTCGTTTTATAAAATAAGTTGTGCAAAGTGCCTAATAAAAAATATAGAAATAGAACATTGGATGAATGTAATCGTTTTAAAAAATGTTTAGACTAACGGTGTAAGAAAGAAATGAAATGTTAAAAGAAGGGAAGATACCGGATGTATAATTTTTACGAATTAATAGAAGAGCATGTGAAATGGATTTCTGAAATTGGAGCTGATCCAACTGGTGGAACAACTCGTTTACTTTATGATGAAAATTGGCGACAAGCTCAAGCAGAATTAAAAGAAAAATTTGAAGCGCTTGATTTAGTAACTCAATTTGATGAAATCGGTAACTTATACGGTAAATTAGAAGGAACTAAATACCCAAATGAAACTATTTTAACAGGTTCTCACGTAGATACTGTTGTGAATGGTGGTAAATTAGATGGTCAATTTGGGATTATTGCTTCTTACTTAGCAGTAAAATTTTTAAAAGAAAAATATGGTGCTCCTTTAAGAAATTTAGAAGTTATTTCAATGGCAGAAGAAGAAGGAAGCAGGTTCCCATATGCCTTTTGGGGTAGTAAAAATATCTGGGGCTTAGCAGATAAAAATGATGTGATTGATGCAACTGATGCAAATGGTGTGAAATTTGTAGATGCCATGATGGATTCAGGATTTAAATTTAAAAATGATTTGGCTCCAACAAGAGATGACATCAAAGCTTTCGTAGAGATTCATATAGAACAAGGAAGCGTCCTTGAAAAAACGGGCAAACAAGTTGGAATTGTTAATAGTATCGTTGGTCAAAAACGTTATAGTATCACATTATCAGGTGAGTCTAATCATGCTGGAACAACACCAATGGGCTTTAGAAAAGATACAGTTTATGCGATGAGTAAAATGATTAGCGAAGCAACAGATAAAGCTTATGAACAAGGAGATCCACTTGTATTAACGTTTGGACATGTAGATGTTCAACCAAATACAGTTAACGTTGTTCCAGGTCAAGTAACATTTAGTATGGATTGCCGTCATACAGATGCGAAAGTCTTAAAAGAGTTTACGGAAGAAATTGAAACATTATTTGCAGAAATTGCTAAAAAACATGGTGTTGAGATAATTATGGATAATTGGATGGATGAATCACCTGTTCCGATGTCTAAAGAAATTGTAGGGACATTAGAAGAAGCCTGTAAAGAGGCCAATTTAAACTACACTGTGATGCATAGTGGTGCAGGTCACGATTCA harbors:
- the allB gene encoding allantoinase AllB, which gives rise to MNFDLIIKNGLVILDDEAKRLDIGVSSGKVSAIGLNLGKGAETIDATDFIVSPGMVDAHVHITDPGGGVRDFWEGYETGTNACAKGGVTTFMEMPLNQVPATIDKESLLIKYAAGEGKLLSDVGSFGGVVPFNLKGGIQELDEGGVSAYKCFMATCGDRSIDGDFMNVDDYSLYEGMKQVAKTGKVLAIHAENAAITDRLGEMAYQNGETTLAAYVKTRPVFTEVEPIRRAILLAKETGCRIHICHIACPEGVEEVTKARNEGVDVTCETCTHYLYFETDELDSIGPIVKCSPPIRDKKAQNGLWEKVNQEEIAFVTSDHSPCTPDLKDKENAFEAWGGISGVQNNVDVLFDEAVQKRGMSLSQFAKLIATNPAKRFNLEEKGCIAIGKDADFVFISPNNPYTLKAEDLAYRNKISPYVGRTIGAQIERTILRGQTIYSKENGISTKRIGRFIK
- the allC gene encoding allantoate deiminase; protein product: MYNFYELIEEHVKWISEIGADPTGGTTRLLYDENWRQAQAELKEKFEALDLVTQFDEIGNLYGKLEGTKYPNETILTGSHVDTVVNGGKLDGQFGIIASYLAVKFLKEKYGAPLRNLEVISMAEEEGSRFPYAFWGSKNIWGLADKNDVIDATDANGVKFVDAMMDSGFKFKNDLAPTRDDIKAFVEIHIEQGSVLEKTGKQVGIVNSIVGQKRYSITLSGESNHAGTTPMGFRKDTVYAMSKMISEATDKAYEQGDPLVLTFGHVDVQPNTVNVVPGQVTFSMDCRHTDAKVLKEFTEEIETLFAEIAKKHGVEIIMDNWMDESPVPMSKEIVGTLEEACKEANLNYTVMHSGAGHDSQIFAVHVPTAMIFVPSIDGISHNPAENTRTEDLVEGLEALIASLYKLAYEEK